The Bacteroidetes bacterium SB0662_bin_6 genome includes a region encoding these proteins:
- a CDS encoding DNA cytosine methyltransferase: protein MDSFPYTSLLGRSKTERRWPTAIDLFSGSGAASAALKRAHFRVLAAVDNDPVACATYRLNHPRVPIYETDIRNLAPSTLRNECLANTSLDLMIVCAPCQPFSNQNRNRKGDRRSRLLIEAARFVSELKPKVLFVENVPGLAADVNANLLTEFREACGPAYQFSQPLHVNAADYGVPQRRLRCLLMATKNGPVPSLPPPTTPPDKRRTVRDAIFNLRRLSSGEVDPDDPLHRARNHRLIALRRLQEIPQNGGSRKDLPKSLTLKCHRSANCYPDVYGRMRWDTVAPTLTTGCTDVTRGRFAHPEDDRALTPREAALLQTFPSDYAFAGSPQMVATQIGNAIPFELVRALAPTFREAIRQHG from the coding sequence ATGGACAGCTTCCCGTACACTTCTCTTCTGGGCCGAAGCAAAACTGAAAGACGATGGCCAACGGCTATTGACCTTTTCTCGGGATCGGGCGCAGCATCGGCAGCTTTGAAACGAGCTCATTTCCGCGTTCTTGCTGCGGTCGACAATGACCCCGTTGCGTGTGCTACATACAGGTTGAATCATCCCCGTGTACCTATTTATGAAACGGATATCCGGAATCTCGCACCGTCAACTCTCAGGAATGAATGTTTGGCTAATACTTCCTTAGATTTGATGATTGTATGTGCGCCTTGTCAGCCGTTTAGCAACCAAAATAGAAACAGAAAAGGAGATCGTCGCTCTCGACTCCTGATTGAAGCAGCGCGATTCGTCTCCGAGTTGAAACCAAAGGTATTGTTCGTGGAAAATGTTCCTGGCCTCGCGGCTGATGTGAATGCCAATCTGCTAACCGAGTTTCGCGAAGCCTGCGGCCCAGCGTATCAATTCAGTCAACCATTACACGTTAATGCCGCTGACTATGGCGTTCCCCAGAGACGGCTTCGATGCTTGTTGATGGCGACAAAAAACGGACCAGTCCCCTCATTACCACCTCCAACCACCCCACCTGACAAGCGTCGAACCGTACGCGATGCTATTTTTAACCTCAGGCGCCTCTCATCGGGGGAGGTAGATCCAGACGATCCACTTCACCGGGCCCGAAACCATCGGCTTATCGCACTCCGCCGATTGCAAGAAATCCCGCAAAACGGTGGAAGCCGGAAAGATTTGCCAAAGTCATTGACTTTGAAATGCCATCGTTCTGCGAATTGCTATCCAGATGTTTATGGGCGTATGAGATGGGACACCGTAGCTCCTACCTTGACTACCGGATGCACCGACGTTACACGCGGAAGGTTTGCTCATCCGGAGGATGACCGGGCACTTACACCTAGGGAAGCTGCTTTGCTACAAACGTTTCCGTCTGACTATGCGTTCGCAGGATCGCCCCAAATGGTGGCCACGCAAATTGGTAACGCCATTCCCTTCGAACTAGTACGAGCCCTAGCCCCAACATTCCGCGAAGCCATCCGGCAGCATGGATGA